The following proteins come from a genomic window of Candidozyma auris chromosome 4, complete sequence:
- a CDS encoding pepsin-like aspartic protease produces the protein MLLLLPILAIATALPFAAIQQTPHPLPLEFSISRSFDTDSPFWNLEFFKKLSSKLLSKRYQSASLSNHNNVNYWLDIFLGPGNQKITVSLDTGSSDLWVYGPNVSSSSGGTFDPEAAGSTPLNESFSISYLDGTGAQGDFYKDDFSLSASKGLLKDFQFAVVDQAKFNGPGILGVSSREVETTANKYNNLPFALQKAGITERASYSLYLGSSAGSKGTIIFGGIDKNKYEGELVKYNIPGNDAALALNVVSSSISGNVYNQTTKYLLDSGTSWNLWPEELFQYTVQALNATEENGLYIVECNQPTDKFLEFNFGQNDVKVSYKNLLVEWNGKCLLGAQPGQNTFILGDVFLRSAYVYYDLSNRTISVAQFKDSSTSDIISF, from the coding sequence ATGCTCCTTTTGCTTCCAATTCTCGCTATTGCCACGGCGTTGccgtttgcagccatacAGCAGACTCCACACCCATTACCTCTTGAGTTCAGTATATCGAGAAGTTTTGACACAGATTCTCCATTTTGGAACCtcgaatttttcaagaaactcaGTCTGAAacttctttccaaaaggTATCAGTCTGCGCTGCTTTCCAACCATAACAACGTTAACTACTGGCTTGACATCTTCTTGGGTCCTGGAAACCAAAAAATTACAGTATCCTTGGACACGGGCCTGTCAGATCTTTGGGTGTATGGACCCAACGTGTCAAGCTCCTCTGGTGGCACATTTGATCCAGAAGCCGCTGGAAGCACTCCCCTCAATGAGTCCTTCAGCATCTCGTACTTAGACGGAACAGGTGCACAGGGCGATTTCTACAAGGACGATTTTTCCTTGCTGGCTCTGAAGGGCCTTTTAAAAGATTTCCAATTTGCCGTCGTAGACCAGGCAAAATTCAATGGCCCTGGTATTCTCGGAGTATCGAGCAGAGAAGTGGAAACGACTGCAAACAAGTACAACAACTTGCCCTTCGCTTTGCAAAAGGCCGGAATCACAGAAAGAGCAAGCTACTCTCTATACTTGGGATCTCTGGCCGGCAGTAAGGGCACCATCATCTTTGGCGGTATTGATAAGAATAAGTATGAGGGAGAATTGGTGAAATACAATATTCCAGGAAACGACGCAGCCCTAGCTCTCAATGtggtctcttcttcaatctcagGCAATGTCTATAATCAGACAACGAAGTATCTTTTGGATTCAGGAACGTCATGGAATTTGTGGCCCGAGGAATTATTTCAGTACACCGTTCAGGCCTTGAATGCTACTGAAGAAAACGGTTTGTACATCGTCGAGTGCAATCAGCCCACCGACAAATTCTTGGAGTTTAACTTCGGACAAAACGACGTGAAAGTCTCTTACaagaatcttcttgttgagtgGAATGGTAAATGCTTGCTCGGAGCCCAACCAGGACAGAACACCTTCATTCTTGGAGATGTTTTCTTACGTAGTGCGTACGTCTACTACGACCTAAGCAACAGAACAATTTCTGTAGCTCAGTTCAAAGACTCATCTACCTCAGACATTATATCGTTTTGA
- the CHO1 gene encoding CDP-diacylglycerol-serine O-phosphatidyltransferase: MSYSTGVKKHESAVASSDIDSDSGIDIHPPAEDGTHPPIRRSSSLFSLSSNQEPLPRPEPEEYKNFLHDTRHFSLVRNLHMADFITLLNGFSGFYSIISCLRYALTGKSHYVQRAHFFICLGLFFDFFDGRVARLRNKSSLMGQELDSLADLISFSVSPAIIAFAIGFRTTVDVLFLSFWVLCGLTRLARFNVSTNHIPKDATGKSQYFEGLPVPSNLVWVVVMAIFVYTDRILENLPLGLVWEGTFAEFHIISLGFIIQGCGEISKSLHIPKP; encoded by the coding sequence ATGTCGTATTCCACCGGAGTCAAGAAACACGAGTCGGCTGTGGCCTCCTCTGATATCGATAGTGATTCGGGAATTGATATCCACCCTCCCGCAGAAGACGGTACCCACCCACCAATTAGACGGTCCTCGCTGTTGTTCTCGTTGCTGCTGAACCAGGAACCGCTCCCCAGACCCGAGCCAGAGGAATATAAAAACTTCTTACATGACACAAGACACTTTTCCTTGGTGAGAAATTTGCACATGGCCGATTTCATCACCTTGCTCAACGGCTTCCTGGGGTTCTATTCAATCATCTCGTGCTTGCGGTACGCGTTGACGGGCAAATCCCACTATgttcaaagagctcacTTCTTTATTTGCTTGGGCTTgttctttgactttttcgACGGGCGTGTGGCCCGTTTACGTAACAAGTCTTCGCTCATGGGCCAGGAGCTCGACTCCTTAGCCGACTTGATTTCGTTTTCCGTGTCTCCAGCTATAATAGCGTTTGCCATTGGCTTCCGCACAACGGTAGATGTactcttcttgtcgtttTGGGTGCTCTGTGGCTTGACAAGATTGGCTCGTTTCAACGTCTCCACCAATCACATCCCCAAAGATGCCACCGGCAAGTCCCAGTACTTTGAAGGTTTACCTGTGCCCTCAAACTTGGTATGGGTTGTTGTCATGGCAATCTTCGTGTACACTGACCGTATTTTGGAAAACCTTCCTTTGGGGCTCGTGTGGGAGGGCACCTTCGCAGAATTCCACATCATCTCCCTCGGCTTCATCATCCAGGGTTGTGGCGAGATCTCCAAGAGTCTCCACATTCCCAAGCCATGA
- the VMA5 gene encoding H(+)-transporting V1 sector ATPase subunit C, whose amino-acid sequence MDSNPHYLLVSLPQSANSRSTLEKQPGGGPQVLSDFKLPDFQIKTLDQLVQISEELAKIDGTLGAAVAKVVDVLANVDPNRSFAETRQVNKRPVTNYVESFSWNTSKYRLDKSIKELVDLISQEALSLDNDVRQAYQQYQTAKSNFAAADRKRNGDLSIRSLHDIVKPEQFVLDSEYLTTVVVAVPKSLVSDFKKTYEKLTEFVIPRSAQNIAEDSEYTLFTVTLFKKYQNDFINAAREQKWHPRTDFVYSEENLNELRKEFDLTRATEAKSKNDVIRLAKTAYSEVFSSWFHIKAIRIYVESVLRYGLPPQFDSFSIRFVGNNPEQQLQKAKKELISKFGYLGGDGFSESNNLHEYASLVDSDYEPFVLYSVEIV is encoded by the coding sequence ATGGACTCAAACCCACATTACCTCCTTGTGTCATTGCCCCAGTCTGCAAACTCCCGCTCGactttggagaagcagcCTGGCGGGGGCCCTCAGGTGCTCTCTGATTTCAAGTTGCCTGACTTCCAAATTAAAACTTTGGACCAGTTGGTTCAGATCTCTGaggagttggccaagattgACGGCACTTTAGGTGCAGCGGTTGCGAAAGTGGTTGACGTGCTTGCAAACGTGGATCCTAATAGACTGTTTGCAGAAACAAGACAGGTGAACAAGAGACCAGTGACAAATTACGTGGAGTCGTTTTCGTGGAACACATCCAAGTATAGATTGGATAAGTCGATAAAGGAGCTTGTGGACCTTATCTCACAGGAAGCCTTGCTGTTGGATAACGATGTCAGACAAGCATACCAGCAATATCAGACTGCCAAATCGAACTTTGCTGCCGCTGATAGGAAACGTAACGGTGATTTGTCGATTCGCTCCTTGCACGACATCGTCAAGCCTGAGCAGTTTGTTTTGGACCTGGAGTACTTGACGactgttgttgttgccgtACCCAAATCACTCGTAAgtgatttcaagaagacaTATGAGAAGTTGACCGAGTTCGTCATCCCTAGAAGTGCTCAGAATATCGCTGAGGACTCGGAGTACACATTGTTTACTGTGACATTGTTTAAGAAGTACCAAAATGACTTTATCAACGCTGCAAGAGAGCAAAAATGGCACCCAAGAACCGATTTCGTCTACTCAGAAGAGAACTTGAACGAATTGAGAAAAGAGTTTGACTTGACAAGAGCCACTGAggccaagtccaagaacGATGTGATCAGATTGGCCAAGACCGCCTACTCAGAGGTATTCTCTCTGTGGTTTCACATCAAGGCGATCCGCATATACGTTGAGAGTGTGTTGAGGTACGGGTTGCCTCCGCAGTTTGactccttctccatcagATTCGTGGGCAACAACCCAGAGCAGCAGTTgcagaaagcaaagaaggaattgaTAAGCAAGTTTGGATACTTGGGAGGTGACGGGTTCTCTGAATCCAACAACTTGCATGAGTACGCATCATTGGTAGACTCTGACTACGAGCCCTTTGTCTTATATTCAGTTGAGATTGTATAG